The Couchioplanes caeruleus nucleotide sequence TTACACAGCGCTTCCCCCGCGGACACTTCGCTACTTACTGTGATGTCCTCCCGGTCGGAAGGTCACCGCCACCCCGGACCGTTCGTACCCCCGCCCCGAGGAAGGCCCCCATGAAACCCTCGAAGAAGCGCATCGGCATCGCCGCCGTCTCGGTGTCGGCCCTGGTCCTCGGATCCGCCGCGGCAGCGGCCGCAGCCGGCACCTTCGACGCGACGCCGTCGAACACCATCTACGCCTGCACCAACAAGAAGACCGGCGCGGTACGCGTCATCGACCACGCCGCCGGCCGCCGCTGCACGTCAGCCGAAACCCTCATCACCTGGAACCGCGTGGGCCCCCAGGGCCGGACCGGAGCGACGGGCCCCCGCGGCCTCGAGGGCGTACCCGGCATCCAGGGCCTCCCCGGCGCCACCGGCGCAACCGGCAAGACCGGCGCCACTGGCGCGACCGGCGCCACTGGCGCGACCGGCGCGACCGGCGCGACCGGGGCGACCGGCATGGATGGGCTCTCCGCCTTCGAACTGTGGCTGCAGAACGGCAACAGCGGTACGGTCGGCGACTTCCTGGCATCACTGGTGGGCGAGCGCGGCGCGGACGGCCTCTCGGCCTACCAGCTCTGGCTGGCCAACGGCCACGCCGGCACCATCGACGACTTCCTCGCCTCCCTCGTCGGAGCCCAGGGCGAAACCGGCGCCACGGGCGCACAGGGCTTCGACGGCAAGTCCGCATACGAGCTCTGGGGCCAGTCCCACAACGGCACCCTCGACGACTTCCTCCTGTCCCTGGTAGGCGCCAAGGGCGACACCGGCGCAACCGGCGCCCAGGGCGAGAAGGGCGACACCGGCGCAACCGGCGCCCAGGGCGAGAAGGGCGACACCGGCGCAACCGGCGCCCAGGGCGAGAAGGGCGACACCGGCGCGACCGGCGCGTCGGCCTTCGAGGTATGGCGCTCGTTGGACGGCAACGCCGACGGCACCGTGACCGAGTTCCTGGCCGGCCTCGTCGGAGCGCAGGGCGCGGTGGGCCCGCAGGGTCCGATGGGCCCGCAGGGCCAGCAGGGCCTGCCCGGCGACAAGGGCGACACCGGTGCCCAGGGCGAGAAGGGCGACACCGGCGCCCAAGGTGAGACCGGCGCAACCGGCGCCCAGGGCGAAACCGGCGCGACGGGCCCGCAGGGCGAGGTCGGCCCGATGGGTCCCCAGGGCGAGATCGGCCCGATCGGCCCCCAGGGCGAGACCGGCGCCATGGGTCCCCAAGGCGAGAAGGGCGACACCGGAGCCGCGGGCCCGAAGGGTGACACCGGCTCGGCAGGCCCGAAGGGCGACACCGGCCCGGCCGGCGCCAAGGGTGACACCGGCTCGGCAGGCCCCAAGGGCGACACCGGCGCCAAGGGCGAGAGCGGCGCGGATGGCGTGAGTGGCTGGCAGCTCGTGACGGCCTCGGCCGGCAACAGCTCCTCCACCGCCTCCTGCCCGAACGGCAAGAAGGTGATCGGCGGCGGCGTCAACAGCTCCAACAGCGCCACGATCGGCGCGAGCTACCCCTCGTCGCAGTCGGCCTGGACGGTCACCAACCGCTCCGGCACCGGCTCCGTGACGGCGTACGCAATCTGCGCCACGGTCAACTG carries:
- a CDS encoding exosporium protein gives rise to the protein MKPSKKRIGIAAVSVSALVLGSAAAAAAAGTFDATPSNTIYACTNKKTGAVRVIDHAAGRRCTSAETLITWNRVGPQGRTGATGPRGLEGVPGIQGLPGATGATGKTGATGATGATGATGATGATGATGMDGLSAFELWLQNGNSGTVGDFLASLVGERGADGLSAYQLWLANGHAGTIDDFLASLVGAQGETGATGAQGFDGKSAYELWGQSHNGTLDDFLLSLVGAKGDTGATGAQGEKGDTGATGAQGEKGDTGATGAQGEKGDTGATGASAFEVWRSLDGNADGTVTEFLAGLVGAQGAVGPQGPMGPQGQQGLPGDKGDTGAQGEKGDTGAQGETGATGAQGETGATGPQGEVGPMGPQGEIGPIGPQGETGAMGPQGEKGDTGAAGPKGDTGSAGPKGDTGPAGAKGDTGSAGPKGDTGAKGESGADGVSGWQLVTASAGNSSSTASCPNGKKVIGGGVNSSNSATIGASYPSSQSAWTVTNRSGTGSVTAYAICATVN